One Cololabis saira isolate AMF1-May2022 chromosome 12, fColSai1.1, whole genome shotgun sequence DNA window includes the following coding sequences:
- the angptl7 gene encoding angiopoietin-related protein 7 yields the protein MARINLSILALGVTLLLLLADTWAQNPRKRLAPPKPPKGQCCDEVRSLKVQVANLSSLLEEVNRKQETDLMNVVRQIMELDQQNRQQEARVTEAESKYSEINNRVEIMQLQTLQSATQTSSDAIYDCASLYKKSYKISGEYKLPKDEFLGSPDLSVFCDMDTNGGGWTVIQRRKIGLTSFNRDWKQYKNGFGSIRGDFWLGNDHIIRLTRQPSVLRIEMEDWEGQARYAEYGFFSVANELNSYKLFIANYSGNAGDSLRYHNNTNFSTMNKDNDKCVDDCASLRKGGYWYNCCTDSNLNGVFYRFGQHTKSTDGITWYGWHGPNYSLKRVEMKVRPVGFQP from the exons atggcaagaATCAATCTGAGCATCTTGGCTTTGGGGGtgacgctgctgctgctgctggcggaCACCTGGGCCCAGAACCCCAGGAAGAGGCTGGCGCCCCCCAAGCCCCCCAAGGGCCAGTGCTGCGACGAGGTGCGCTCGCTCAAGGTCCAGGTGGCCAACCTCAGCAGCCTCCTGGAGGAGGTGAACCGCAAGCAGGAGACGGACCTGATGAACGTGGTGAGGCAGATCATGGAGCTGGACCAGCAGAACCGGCAGCAGGAGGCCCGGGTCACCGAGGCGGAGAGCAAGTACTCGGAGATCAACAACCGAGTGGAGATCATGCAGCTGCAGACCCTGCAGTCCGCCACTCAGACCTCATCAG ATGCCATATATGACTGCGCATCACTCTACAAAAAGAGCTACAAGATCTCCGGCGAGTACAAGCTGCCTAAAGACGAGTTTCTGGGCTCGCCTGATCTCAGC GTGTTTTGCGACATGGACACGAACGGAGGCGGCTGGACGGTGATTCAGCGGCGAAAGATCGGCCTGACTTCCTTCAACCGGGACTGGAAACAGTACAAGAACGGATTTGGATCCATTCGCGGAGACTTCTGGCTCGGCAACGACCACATCATCCGTCTAACCCGACAGCCCAGCGTGCTCAGAATTGAGATGGAG GACTGGGAAGGACAGGCGCGCTACGCCGAGTACGGCTTCTTCAGCGTGGCCAATGAACTCAACAGCTACAAGCTCTTCATTGCCAACTACAGCGGAAACGCCGGAGACTCCCTGCGCTACCACAACAACACCAACTTCAGCACCATGAACAAGGACAACGACAAATGCGTGGACGACTGCGCCTCCCTGCGCAAAG GTGGTTACTGGTACAACTGCTGCACCGACTCCAACCTCAACGGCGTCTTCTACCGTTTCGGCCAGCACACGAAGAGCACAGATGGGATCACTTGGTACGGCTGGCACGGCCCCAACTACTCCCTCAAGAGAGTGGAGATGAAGGTCCGGCCGGTGGGCTTTCAACCATGA